Proteins encoded together in one Benincasa hispida cultivar B227 chromosome 1, ASM972705v1, whole genome shotgun sequence window:
- the LOC120076970 gene encoding ankyrin repeat-containing protein ITN1-like: MAVSDQFASIIEAPVQRSNFAVKRRRRRRSKTPSKDEHLEIISSENEEGMRNESLSQNYSEIELETQISYLSDDSRTYQAERIWDESVIRHALLYRAALMGKWEDAEAIFSQDSAAIVSKINLLEETALHVAVGTGNNLDFVEKLVKLMCERSLSLELQDSHGNTALAMAAIVGNVEAAKILVSRNEELPSVKNKLNYSPLLLAAKYGHRDIILYLLTVTNDEEVFTAQAGARLLNFLITFDFYDIALDILYSHPILAIEQDHYGVYALQMIAEKPDVFETGTQLGFWQRLLNRCWCGIVRLLDAFLPKQGSDVENPLENSNNTGELVPSSKISGAALQFQRELQWFKEVEKLVQPSYRSMKNKDGKTPRMIFSERHEGLVHQGEKWMKITASSCTVVAALIATVAFTAIFTVPGGNDNDQGIPIFLYNKSFMVFAAADALALITSSASVMMFLGILTSRYAEDDFLRALPTRLIIGLVSLFISISSMVAAFGASFYLVLVHQMKLVWVPVIVFAFIPVVLFALSQFPLLVQMISSTFGRSIFGLQSMEVFL; this comes from the exons ATGGCGGTTTCCGACCAATTCGCCTCCATCATCGAGGCACCGGTTCAGCGGTCAAATTTTGCGGTGAAACGTCGGAGAAGGCGTAGAAGTAAGACGCCGTCGAAAGATGAACATTTGGAGATCATTTCATCAGAAAATGAGGAAGGAATGAGAAACGAGAGTCTCTCACAAAATTACTCCGAAATAGAACTTGAAACTCAAATATCCTATCTAAGCGATGATTCCAGAACATACCAAG CGGAGAGGATTTGGGACGAAAGCGTGATCCGGCATGCGCTACTGTACAGAGCGGCGCTAATGGGTAAATGGGAGGATGCAGAAGCCATTTTCAGCCAAGATTCTGCAGCAATTGTGTCTAAGATCAACCTCTTGGAGGAGACCGCTCTCCATGTCGCCGTCGGCACCGGAAACAATTTGGATTTTGTGGAAAAGCTTGTGAAACTTATGTGTGAACGTTCGCTATCCCTTGAACTACAAGATTCACACGGAAATACTGCACTTGCTATGGCCGCCATCGTTGGCAATGTTGAGGCTGCAAAAATCTTAGTCAGCAGAAACGAGGAGCTACCTTCGGTGAAGAATAAGCTCAATTACTCTCCTCTTCTACTCGCAGCAAAATATGGGCACAGGGACATCATTTTGTACCTTCTAACCGTAACCAATGATGAAGAGGTGTTTACTGCTCAAGCTGGTGCTAGGCTTCTCAACTTTCTCATTACGTTTGATTTCTATG ATATTGCTCTTGATATATTGTACAGTCATCCAATTTTGGCCATCGAACAAGATCATTATGGGGTGTATGCTCTACAAATGATCGCAGAAAAACCAGACGTGTTTGAGACTGGAACTCAGCTGGGGTTTTGGCAACGCTTACTTAATCGATGTTGGT GCGGCATTGTACGACTGCTTGATGCTTTCCTGCCCAAGCAAGGCTCAGATGTGGAAAATCCTCTTGAAAACTCAAACAATACAG GGGAGTTGGTCCCATCAAGTAAAATCTCTGGGGCTGCTTTACAATTTCAACGAGAACTACAATGGTTTAAG GAAGTTGAAAAGTTAGTACAACCTTCATATAGAAGTATGAAAAACAAAGACGGGAAAACACCAAGGATGATATTCAGTGAAAGACATGAAGGGTTAGTTCATCAAGGTGAGAAATGGATGAAGATCACTGCTTCATCATGCACAGTTGTTGCAGCACTGATTGCAACAGTGGCATTCACAGCAATTTTCACGGTACCTGGTGGCAACGACAACGACCAAGGCATCCCAATTTTCCTATATAACAAGTCTTTCATGGTTTTTGCAGCAGCAGATGCATTAGCATTGATCACTTCCTCTGCTTCAGTAATGATGTTTCTAGGAATACTCACTTCCCGTTACGCAGAAGACGATTTTCTGAGGGCATTACCAACAAGATTAATTATTGGTCTCGTCTCGTTGTTCATCTCTATATCTTCCATGGTGGCAGCCTTTGGTGCATCCTTTTACCTAGTTCTTGTTCATCAAATGAAACTAGTCTGGGTTCCAGTGATAGTCTTTGCCTTTATACCTGTTGTCTTATTTGCTTTGTCGCAGTTTCCTCTTTTGGTTCAAATGATTTCTTCCACATTTGGGCGCAGCATTTTCGGTTTGCAAAGTATGGAAGTATTTCTCTAG